The proteins below are encoded in one region of Candidatus Poribacteria bacterium:
- a CDS encoding hydantoinase B/oxoprolinase family protein — protein sequence MKTEKSIDSVTLTIINNYLVNTCREMGLAMMKTSYSSIFNEGLDFSCVIFDRDGEMVGYAEFCPAQIGAILYTMQWTIAEIGIENHNDPYRGGCHMPEHTVIQAVYHDGELYGFIGNIAHVTEIGGKAVGGFAADAKEVYQEGLRLPPVKIIREGEPVEDIWKIILENHRTPRTSWGDFHAMLGSLNVAERRLHQLLDRYGFDEILTAGKQLMDYSETRMRAEIRDIPNGEYQFDDWIENDGVVPDKQYRINCTVIVEDENILFDYTGSSPQARGPCNCTYGVTASATFNAMLNITDQTIPRNSGCAGLRSKCVTPRSQWRRQFRDPRADRRCPVRLPIRCCAGARRCSDRCQFMQFPFRRDTPKYRSVLRKLPHRRLRLGWQGNRRRQSHTVPNQRKLPEYPGRSLRDTLSLADEKVSHRRRFGRARSAARRVWQRKGYRSTCTGNYRFELYGQA from the coding sequence ATGAAAACAGAAAAATCAATCGACAGCGTCACACTCACCATCATCAATAACTACCTTGTCAACACCTGTCGCGAGATGGGATTGGCAATGATGAAGACTTCATACTCCTCCATCTTTAACGAAGGGCTGGATTTCTCCTGTGTTATCTTCGATCGTGACGGCGAGATGGTGGGTTATGCAGAGTTTTGTCCCGCCCAGATCGGTGCGATCCTCTACACCATGCAGTGGACGATCGCCGAAATCGGTATAGAGAACCACAATGATCCCTACCGCGGCGGCTGCCACATGCCGGAACATACAGTGATCCAAGCGGTCTACCACGATGGCGAATTATACGGGTTCATCGGCAACATCGCCCACGTCACGGAGATTGGTGGGAAAGCGGTCGGCGGTTTTGCGGCAGATGCCAAAGAGGTGTACCAAGAAGGGCTCCGATTGCCGCCGGTCAAGATTATTCGAGAAGGTGAGCCCGTTGAGGACATCTGGAAAATTATCCTCGAAAACCACCGGACACCGCGCACCTCTTGGGGCGATTTCCACGCGATGCTCGGATCCCTCAACGTAGCGGAACGGCGACTCCATCAACTGCTTGACCGCTACGGGTTCGATGAAATTCTCACCGCAGGGAAGCAGCTCATGGACTACTCGGAGACACGGATGCGGGCAGAAATCCGAGACATCCCCAACGGCGAGTACCAATTCGATGACTGGATCGAAAATGATGGAGTCGTTCCTGACAAGCAATATCGAATCAACTGTACAGTCATTGTGGAAGATGAAAACATCCTCTTTGATTACACCGGCTCAAGCCCCCAAGCGCGTGGTCCCTGTAACTGCACGTACGGTGTGACGGCGTCTGCGACTTTTAATGCAATGCTCAACATTACCGACCAGACCATCCCTCGTAATTCAGGCTGCGCCGGGCTCCGTAGTAAATGTGTAACACCCAGGTCCCAGTGGCGGCGGCAATTCCGAGATCCACGAGCGGATCGTCGATGTCCTGTTCGGCTGCCTATCAGGTGCTGTGCCGGAGCGCGTCGCTGCAGCGACCGGTGCCAGTTCATGCAATTTCCTTTTCGGAGGGATACACCCAAATACAGGTCAGTATTACGCAAACTACCACATCGACGGCTGCGGCTGGGGTGGCAAGGCAACCGGCGACGGCAATCACACACAGTGCCCAATCAACGGAAATTGCCGGAATACCCCGGTCGAAGTCTTCGAGACACGCTATCCTTGGCTGACGAAAAGGTATCGCATCGTCGAAGATTCGGGCGGGCACGGTCAGCAGCGCGGAGGGTGTGGCAGCGAAAGGGTTATCGAAGCACTTGCACCGGAAATTACCGTTTCGAGCTTTATGGACAGGCATGA